In Salarias fasciatus chromosome 20, fSalaFa1.1, whole genome shotgun sequence, a single window of DNA contains:
- the slc26a6.2 gene encoding solute carrier family 26 member 6, which produces MAQRRLVDYRVHRDVLDEDAVSELAEKSDSKTSLRKKVKESVRCSGPRLKSILLGLFPVISWLPRYAVRENALGDLVSGISVGIMQLPQGMAYALLAAVPPVFGLYSSFYPVLVYFIFGTSRHISVGTYAVMSVMIGGVTERLAPDSNFMIWDNVTNASVVDTALRDAERIRVAAAVTLVSGIFQIVLGVVQFGFVVTYLSDPLVRGYTTGAAIHVIVSQLKYTFGINPERHSGPLSLIYTVVELCYLLPQTNVGTLVVSIVAIIGLILAKELNSYLSKKLPVPIPVELIAVVIATIVSWQVDLAGKYGVDIVGDIPSGLQPPVVPDFSLFGQVIGDAFALSVVGYGIAISLGRIFALKYGYKVDSNQELIALGLSNSIGGFFQCFAISCSMSRSMVQESTGGRTQIAGALSAVVILFITLWIGTLFEDLPKAVLAAIIYVNLHGMMKQFLDIPALWKTNKVDMLVWVVTFILTVLLNPDVGLAASIGFSLLTVIFRTQLPRYSALGQIPDTDVYRPLEDYTQVRQVPGILIFRSSATLYFANAEMYQDALGEKSGIDITKILSARKKLEAKKKRHEKKVAKKAKKALKMNGVDHSPSTKEGESESEEQKDIAVIEVEAERDPSLLRAIVLDLSPVNFLDTVGVKTLRNIRKDYGEVGVEVVLAGCQNIVVESLESGGFFNEKVTKSCLFSTIHDAVLHLRSAQTQSQQEITGTSF; this is translated from the exons atgGCACAGCGGAGGCTGGTGGACTACAGAGTCCACAGGGACGTCCTGGATGAAGACGCAGTCAGTGAACTGGCAGAGAAGTCTGATTCAAAAACGTCTCTGCGTAAGAAAGTCAAAGAGTCAGTGAG GTGCTCCGGTCCGAGACTGAAGAGCATCCTGCTGGGTCTGTTTCCTGTGATATCGTGGCTGCCTCGATACGCCGTCAGAGAAAATGCTTTGGGCGACCTGGTCTCTGGAATCAGCGTGGGGATCATGCAGCTGCCGCAAG GTATGGCCTACGCCTTGCTGGCAGCCGTTCCTCCAGTCTTTGGTCTCTACTCCTCCTTCTACCCGGTCCTTGTCTACTTCATCTTCGGCACATCGAGGCACATCTCAGTTG GAACGTACGCTGTGATGAGCGTGATGATTGGAGGGGTGACGGAACGACTGGCTCCTGACTCAAACTTCATGATCTGGGACAACGTGACCAACGCCAGCGTCGTCGACACGGCTCTCCGTGATGCAGAGAGGATCCGAGTGGCTGCGGCTGTCACCCTCGTTTCAGGAATCTTTCAG ATCGTGCTCGGCGTGGTCCAGTTCGGCTTCGTGGTGACGTACCTCTCGGACCCGCTGGTACGAGGGTACACCACCGGAGCGGCCATCCACGTCATCGTGTCTCAGCTCAAGTACACCTTCGGTATCAACCCTGAGAGACACAGCGGACCGCTGTCCTTGATATAt ACTGTGGTGGAGTTGTGCTATCTCCTCCCGCAGACGAACGTCGGCACCCTCGTGGTCAGCATCGTCGCCATAATTGGACTGATTCTGGCAAAGGAGCTCAATTCTTACTTGAGTAAAAAACTACCGGTTCCTATTCCAGTGGAGCTGATTGCT GTGGTGATCGCTACAATCGTTTCCTGGCAAGTTGATTTAGCAGGAAAATATGGAGTGGATATTGTGGGAGATATTCCCTcagg TCTGCAGCCGCCTGTGGTCCCAGACTTCTCTCTGTTTGGTCAGGTGATCGGCGACGCCTTCGCTCTGTCTGTGGTCGGTTATGGCATCGCCATATCTCTGGGACGGATCTTTGCCCTGAAATATGGGTACAAAGTGGACAGCAACCAG GAATTAATCGCTCTGGGTCTCAGTAACTCGATCGGAGggtttttccagtgttttgcCATCAGCTGCTCGATGTCTCGCAGTATGGTCCAGGAGAGCACCGGAGGGAGGACTCAG ATCGCCGGAGCTCTGTCGGCAGTAGTCATCCTTTTCATCACGCTCTGGATCGGGACTCTCTTTGAAGATCTGCCCAAG gcagTGCTGGCTGCTATCATTTATGTCAACCTCCACGGTATGATGAAGCAGTTTTTGGACATCCCTGCGCTGTGGAAGACCAACAAAGTAGACATG TTGGTCTGGGTGGTCACCTTCATTCTGACCGTGCTGCTGAACCCTGACGTGGGCCTGGCTGCTTCTATCGGTTTCTCCTTGCTGACGGTCATCTTCAGGACTCAGCT GCCGAGATATTCTGCATTAGGACAGATCCCAGACACAGACGTTTACAGGCCGCTGGAGGACTACACCCAG GTGAGGCAGGTGCCTGGAATTTTGATCTTCCGTTCCTCTGCCACCCTCTACTTTGCCAATGCTGAGATGTACCAAGATGCCCTGGGAGAGAAG TCTGGCATCGACATCACAAAGATCCTGTCGGCTAGGAAGAAACTGGAGGCCAAAAAGAAGCGACACGAGAAGAAAGTTGccaaaaaagcaaagaaagctCTCAAGATGAACGGCGTTGACCAC TCTCCTTCCACCAAAGAAGGGGAATCAGAGTCTGAGGAGCAGAAGGACATCGCGGTCATTGAGGTGGAGGCCGAGCGCGACCCCTCACTCCTGAGAGCCATCGTTCTGGACCTCAGCCCGGTCAACTTCCTGGACACCGTGGGAGTCAAGACGCTACGAAAC ATTCGGAAAGACTACGGAGAAGTCGGCGTGGAGGTGGTTCTTGCCGGCTGCCAGA aCATTGTGGTGGAAAGCCTGGAGTCTGGAGGGTTTTTCAACGAAAAAGTGACGAAGTCCTGCCTCTTCAGCACCATCCACGACGCCGTTCTCCATCTTCGGTCTGCTCAGACGCAGAGCCAACAG GAAATAACAGGAACGTCTTTCTGA